From the genome of Lotus japonicus ecotype B-129 chromosome 6, LjGifu_v1.2, one region includes:
- the LOC130725372 gene encoding uncharacterized protein LOC130725372, which produces MVRARGGGFAGRSSPRIPPSASACRARVAAHVKHSPQHTYSRLVKKARSKRRRTCYKGLYSIAPITTLSRDLLIEVVATVASHSFVDLHTIKMCCKDFLDATEDSYVWRRVSLDTFPLIQWLPNDKVSSFLNRYKEYGNIESLFREGLLKYFGYPNRNIDGLEILKIASQKGHKEAKYVFGMISLCSEDDDLRKQGLEHIRFLRKSKYVVGSRNKVKKLLDSMWKNNGMLRGNQSPLCNSKSTCKGWRLKTGRWALIDDDDDDVDDIGLCEYCRWDHELEVFYRLFNIH; this is translated from the coding sequence ATGGTTAGAGCTAGAGGTGGTGGCTTTGCGGGTCGTTCTTCTCCACGCATTCCACCTTCTGCATCCGCTTGTAGAGCACGTGTAGCTGCTCATGTTAAGCACTCACCACAACACACTTATTCAAGACTCGTGAAGAAGGCAAGGAGCAAGAGACGTCGCACTTGTTATAAAGGTCTCTACTCCATTGCTCCCATAACAACGCTTTCAAGAGATCTGTTAATAGAGGTGGTTGCAACCGTGGCATCACACTCCTTTGTCGACCTTCACACCATCAAAATGTGTTGTAAAGATTTTCTTGACGCTACTGAAGATAGCTACGTTTGGCGTAGAGTTTCTTTGGACACATTCCCGTTAATCCAGTGGCTTCCCAATGACAAAGTATCGTCGTTCCTGAACCGCTACAAGGAATATGGAAACATAGAGAGCTTGTTTAGAGAAGGGTTGCTGAAATATTTTGGTTATCCAAATAGAAATATTGACGGTCTTGAGATCTTGAAGATAGCTTCTCAAAAGGGTCACAAGGAAGCAAAATATGTGTTTGGTATGATTTCATTATGctctgaagatgatgatttgAGAAAACAAGGACTTGAGCATATACGCTTCCTGAGGAAGTCCAAGTATGTCGTAGGATCGAGAAACAAAGTGAAAAAGTTATTGGACTCTATGTGGAAAAATAATGGAATGCTTAGGGGTAATCAGAGTCCTCTCTGTAACTCTAAGAGCACGTGTAAAGGGTGGAGACTGAAGACGGGTAGATGGGCATTAATAGATGATGATGACGatgatgttgatgatattgGCTTATGTGAGTATTGTAGATGGGATCATGAGTTAGAAGTTTTTTACCGATTGTTCAATATTCACTAA